One segment of [Limnothrix rosea] IAM M-220 DNA contains the following:
- a CDS encoding LysR family transcriptional regulator has protein sequence MIPATLHQLKVFETAARHGSFTKAAAELSITQPTVSGQIKQLTQTIGMPLFEHIGRKLYLTEAGSELLSTCQDVFEQLDNFEMKLAALQGARRGQLRLGVITTTKYFVPRILGEFCQSYPNIDVSLQVINHQKLHDRMADNKDDLYILSNLPDDLEVHSEGFLDNPLVVVARADHPLAKQKNIPISSLDGVDFISREMGSGTRLAVEKLFAANEIEVQVRLELGSNEAIKQAIAGGLGISVLSRHTLITEPPNGELTVLDVEHFPIQREWYVAHLAGKQLSVIAAAFLEFMLRSSKQTLENSSRRSLALQT, from the coding sequence TTGATTCCTGCGACACTGCACCAACTTAAAGTCTTTGAAACGGCAGCCCGACATGGCAGTTTTACAAAAGCCGCTGCCGAGCTTTCGATTACCCAACCCACGGTTTCAGGGCAGATCAAACAATTAACCCAAACCATTGGGATGCCTTTATTCGAGCATATTGGACGTAAACTTTATCTGACTGAAGCCGGCTCAGAACTCCTTTCTACTTGCCAAGATGTTTTTGAGCAACTAGACAACTTTGAAATGAAATTGGCGGCGCTCCAGGGAGCAAGGCGTGGGCAGCTACGTCTCGGTGTGATCACCACAACCAAATATTTTGTGCCTCGTATTCTTGGGGAATTTTGTCAAAGTTACCCCAATATCGATGTGTCTTTGCAGGTCATTAACCACCAAAAACTCCACGACCGTATGGCGGACAACAAAGATGATCTTTATATTTTAAGTAATTTGCCCGATGATCTAGAAGTTCACTCCGAGGGGTTTCTTGATAATCCTTTAGTGGTTGTGGCGCGGGCGGATCACCCCCTTGCGAAGCAAAAAAATATTCCCATTTCGTCCCTCGATGGTGTCGACTTTATCTCGCGGGAAATGGGTTCCGGTACAAGGCTGGCTGTCGAAAAACTCTTTGCTGCCAATGAGATAGAAGTGCAGGTGCGTCTAGAGCTCGGCTCTAATGAAGCCATCAAACAGGCGATCGCCGGCGGCCTCGGGATTTCCGTGCTGTCGCGCCATACCTTAATTACAGAACCGCCCAATGGGGAATTAACAGTTTTAGATGTGGAACATTTCCCCATTCAACGGGAATGGTACGTTGCCCACCTTGCGGGTAAACAGCTTTCCGTGATTGCAGCAGCATTCCTTGAATTTATGCTGCGCTCTAGTAAACAAACCCTCGAAAATTCTAGCCGTCGCTCCCTTGCTTTACAGACATAA
- a CDS encoding cytochrome P450, producing MVAATNDTKTIPILPQSALQQQLRAIVNPTKILSELQAQGPDLVYMPSAGYEKPLIAVHHPEALKQMLVDDQKIFTAPGELNGIMEPLTGSHSLLNLSGDRHRRARKLIMPSFHGERMYNYGTLIQQIIREEIANLEVGQSFLALELTQRITLRTIIEVVFGIRSGDRYEPIIELTRGILSRFQSPISTSFLFFSVLQKDFGAWSPWGSFVRAREALDELLYAEIGDRQANPDPNRTDILSLLIAARDEAGNAMTPVELRDELMVLLFAGHETTAIAMAWAMYWMHHKPEILQQVREELKTLDGNPDPMAIYRLPYLSAVGNESLRINPVAMFTFARFATEETRLLDYDIPAESMLMGCIYTLHQRPDLYPNPREFQPERFLERNYTPYEFMPFGGGARRCVGEALAQFELRLGIAAFANDAQFELLEQKPVTAKRKGLVLSPDTGVKMRYLGS from the coding sequence ATGGTTGCCGCGACTAACGATACTAAAACTATTCCTATCTTGCCGCAGTCAGCGCTACAGCAACAGTTGCGGGCAATTGTTAATCCGACAAAAATTCTCTCGGAGCTACAGGCACAAGGGCCAGACTTGGTTTATATGCCCTCGGCTGGCTATGAAAAACCCTTAATTGCGGTGCATCATCCTGAGGCTCTGAAGCAAATGTTGGTGGATGATCAAAAGATTTTTACTGCGCCGGGGGAACTGAATGGCATTATGGAGCCGCTCACGGGTTCCCATTCGTTGCTAAATCTTAGCGGCGATCGCCACCGTCGGGCGCGGAAGTTGATTATGCCGTCTTTCCATGGGGAGCGGATGTACAACTATGGGACATTGATTCAACAAATTATCCGCGAAGAAATTGCCAATTTAGAAGTCGGGCAATCGTTTTTAGCGCTTGAACTCACCCAACGCATTACGCTGCGCACCATTATTGAGGTGGTGTTTGGCATCAGGAGTGGCGATCGCTATGAGCCGATTATTGAGTTGACGCGGGGCATTCTCAGTCGGTTTCAGTCACCGATTTCGACCAGTTTTCTCTTTTTTTCGGTTTTACAAAAGGACTTTGGGGCCTGGAGTCCGTGGGGCAGTTTTGTTCGGGCGAGGGAAGCGTTAGATGAATTACTTTACGCTGAAATTGGCGATCGCCAAGCCAACCCTGATCCAAACCGCACCGATATTTTGTCCCTATTAATTGCCGCGCGGGACGAAGCAGGAAATGCCATGACTCCGGTAGAGTTACGGGATGAGTTGATGGTTTTACTTTTCGCCGGGCATGAAACAACGGCGATCGCCATGGCTTGGGCAATGTACTGGATGCACCACAAACCAGAAATTTTGCAGCAAGTCCGGGAAGAATTAAAAACCCTCGACGGTAATCCTGACCCCATGGCAATTTATCGTCTGCCCTATTTATCAGCAGTGGGCAATGAAAGTCTCCGCATTAACCCCGTGGCTATGTTTACCTTTGCCCGCTTCGCAACCGAAGAGACTCGCCTTTTAGACTACGATATTCCCGCCGAAAGTATGTTGATGGGCTGTATCTACACCCTCCACCAACGGCCGGATCTCTACCCGAATCCCCGCGAATTTCAACCAGAACGCTTTCTCGAACGCAACTATACCCCCTACGAATTTATGCCCTTCGGTGGTGGGGCACGCCGCTGTGTCGGTGAGGCTTTGGCACAGTTTGAATTACGTTTGGGCATTGCCGCTTTTGCGAACGATGCCCAGTTTGAATTGTTGGAACAAAAACCGGTTACGGCAAAGCGAAAAGGTCTCGTTTTATCGCCAGATACTGGGGTAAAAATGCGTTATCTCGGCAGCTAG